A part of Bombus huntii isolate Logan2020A chromosome 16, iyBomHunt1.1, whole genome shotgun sequence genomic DNA contains:
- the LOC126874597 gene encoding ethanolaminephosphotransferase 1-like → MYHKLNLEVKYLTEQHLTGFENYKYSSVDTSPLSVYIMHPFWNKVVQYCPKWVAPNVLTFSGFLFTVFNFTLFTFYDYYLYASSDDKPQYPPIPRWVFALGAFNVFMAYTLDGIDGKQARRTQTSGPLGELFDHGLDSWTTMLISVCMFSVFGRTDHSVSPLRMYFILWNVFISFYLTHWEKYNTGVLFLPWGYDLSMVGTIIVFVISSIGGHKAWKIVFPGGIPVGVMFEVLLYVTAIVSSLPVVLWNIYKSYRDKTGKMRTFLDAIRPLLPLAVLFSISTIWVVHSPSNIIDKDPRIIFLAIGTIFSNICCRLIVSQMSNTRCELLSWILLPVAVAALFSFILPSIDLVFTYILAIIALLAHIHYGTCVVRQMCRHFRIHTFHIKDRAD, encoded by the exons ATGTATCACAAATTGAATCTCGAAGTCAAGTATCTTACTGAACAACATCTTACCGGCTTCGAGAACTATAAA TATAGTTCAGTGGATACAAGCCCTCTCAGTGTATATATTATGCATCCATTTTGGAATAAAGTAGTACAG TATTGTCCAAAGTGGGTTGCCCCAAACGTATTAACTTTCTCTGGATTTCTGTTTACTGTCTTTAACTTCACGTTGTTTACATTTTATGATTATTATTTGTATGCATCAAGTGATGATAAGCCACAGTATCCTCCTATACCAAGATGGGTCTTTGCCTTGGGTGCATTCAATGTTTTTATGGCATATACTCTTG ATGGTATTGATGGAAAACAAGCACGACGTACGCAAACATCAGGTCCTTTAGGAGAGCTATTTGATCATGGACTAGATAGTTGGACAACAATGCTCATTAGTGTTTGTATGTTTTCTGTGTTTGGTAGGACAGACCATAGTGTATCTCCATTAAGAATGTATTTCATTCTATGGAACGTGTTTATTAGTTTCTACTTAACTCATTGGGAAAAGTATAACACAGGGGTACTATTTCTTCCTTGGGGATATGATCTATCTATGGTA GGTACTATTATTGTCTTTGTCATATCTAGTATAGGCGGACATAAAGCCTGGAAGATTGTGTTCCCTGGTGGTATACCAGTTGGTGTAATGTTtgaagtattactttatgtcaCTGCAATTGTATCTAGTTTGCCTGTAGTTCTATGGAATATATATAA ATCATATAGGGACAAGACTGGTAAAATGCGAACGTTCCTAGATGCCATAAGACCTCTACTGCCTCTAGCAGTACTCTTTTCGATTTCAACAATTTGGGTAGTTCATTCACCTAGTAATATCATAGACAAAGATCCTAGGATAATTTTCTTAGCAATTGGAACTATTTTTTCAAACATCTGT TGTCGTTTAATTGTTTCACAAATGAGCAACACCAGATGTGAACTATTATCATGGATATTACTACCTGTAGCAGTTGCAGCCCTTTTCTCATTTATCTTGCCTAGTATAGATTTGGTATTCACATATATTCTTGCCATTATAGCTTTATTGGCACATATTCACTATGGAACATGTGTG GTGCGTCAGATGTGTCGTCATTTCCGTATTCACACGTTCCATATTAAAGATCGTGCAGACTGA
- the LOC126874595 gene encoding E3 ubiquitin-protein ligase TRIM23-like has translation MTDNLDRLSKYFKQTLKPTVRTNVLECRVCEEVFTVDGIKVPRLLHCGHTVCHSCLLRLRPCMTDQQFLLCPFDRQPTGISQNNVCNLKKNFALIELLERLEQSNSEKLSILERERFQSNQTCDEDETHTAVLYCTICMTHLCENCDSTIHSSRTLSKHKRVTLSEKPKDKPKCPVHTTHVAEFTCTQEGCHNSLMCYLCKDYGRHSTHKLALVEVEAENIRKSIVTALQKMTQFMESMRDTAHRIETVIQELEGWAIEDARQRVRQHFEELRALLAEQENAAISCIETETRGRLCALSQQQQDLTTTRSQVADVCIQCESILDSEDWKLLSSATKVKEVLTTLEQQQQHYAQLGPDFLTPESSIPIIFSRDNRVHIGTKIDMRVVILGLDGAGKTSILSAIRGITLSGPPISTIGFNVESLEYKNLVFTLWDVGGQQKFRPLWKHYYHNTQAVIFVVDASDRSRFEEAQNELSKIVNERELKDALFLIYANKQDLAGCASVEELTDILCLQKLCCGRAWHIQGSSSLTNACGSTQGLDWLTQQLGAHETLYTIPTIS, from the exons atGACTGACAACTTGGATCGTCTGAGCAAATACTTTAAACAGACTCTAAAACCTACTGTAAGAACCAAC GTACTAGAATGTCGTGTCTGTGAAGAAGTATTTACTGTCGATGGAATAAAAGTACCAAGATTACTACACTGTGGTCACACAGTATGTCATTCATGTCTTTTACGATTGAGACCTTGCATGACAGATCAGCAGTTCTTATTGTGTCCTTTTGATAGACAGCCAACAGGCATTAGTCAGAACAATGTCTGTAACttgaaaaagaattttgcTCTAATAGAATTGCTAGAGAGACTAGAACAGTCCAACAGTGAGAAACTATCTATACTTGAAAGGGAGAGATTCCAATCTAATCAAACTTGCGATGAAGATGAAACTCATACAGCAGTATTATATTGTACAATTTGTATGACACATTTGTGTGAGAATTGTGATAGTACCATTCATTCTTCAAGGACTTTAAGCAAACATAAACGTGTAACTCTATCAGAGAAACCGAAGGACAAACCAAAGTGTCCAGTGCATACAACACATGTTGCAGAATTTACTTGCACTCAGGAAGGTTGCCATAATTCCCTTATGTGCTATTTGTGCAAGGATTATGGTAGACATAGTACGCATAAG CTAGCTTTGGTGGAAGTTGAGGCAGAGAATATTAGAAAATCTATTGTCACTGCTCTGCAGAAAATGACACAATTTATGGAGAGTATGAGAGATACAGCACACAGAATAG AAACGGTGATACAAGAGCTAGAAGGATGGGCAATAGAAGATGCAAGACAAAGAGTACGTCAGCATTTTGAGGAACTAAGAGCTCTATTGGCTGAACAAGAAAATGCAGCCATCTCTTGTATTGAAACAGAAACCCGTGGGAGATTATGCGCTTTAAGCCAGCAACAACAGGATTTAACTACCACTAGGTCTCAAGTAGCTGATGTGTGCATTCAGTGCGAAAGTATTTTGGATTCTGAAGATTGGAAGTTATTAAGTAGCGCAACGAAAGTTAAAGAAGTGTTAACTACGTTggaacaacagcaacaacattATGCTCAACTTGGCCCTGACTTCCTCACACCTGAGTCCTCTATACCTATAATATTCAGCCGT GACAACAGAGTACATATCGGCACAAAGATTGACATGCGTGTGGTAATCTTAGGATTAGATGGTGCTGGAAAAACAAGCATTCTATCAGCCATAAGAGGCATCACGCTCTCCGGACCGCCAATTTCTACAATTGGCTTTAATGTAGAAAGTCTAGAGTATAAAAATTTGGTATTCACTTTATGGGATGTTGGTGGACAACAGAAGTTTAGGCCACTATGGAAACATTACTATCACAATACACAGGCAGTAATCTTTGTAGTTGATGCCAGTGATAGATCTAGATTCGAAGAGGCTCAGAACGAACTAtcaaaaattgtaaatgaacgCGAATTAAAAGACGCTTTATTCCTGATATATGCCAATAAGCAA GACCTCGCTGGTTGCGCCAGTGTCGAAGAATTAACTGATATTCTGTGTTTGCAAAAATTATGTTGCGGCCGAGC